From Xenopus laevis strain J_2021 chromosome 7L, Xenopus_laevis_v10.1, whole genome shotgun sequence, one genomic window encodes:
- the XB5817455.L gene encoding heparan sulfate glucosamine 3-O-sulfotransferase 1, translated as MAVLLVSALLLLTPSQVAPDDNHLLKNASDLEVLKFEVGVFGNTSEKYSTQVQPPGTSRHIPQTIIVGVRKGGTRALLEMLDIHPNIVVAATEVHFFDWDENYVKGIEWYRDLMPFSYENQITIEKTPGYFTSLRAPERIHDMNSSVKLLIILRDPTERVISDYTQVYYNRLENHKSVQRFEDIVIKNGALNTKYKAIQRSMYDVHMERWLKYFNLNQIHIVDGNTLIKQPLKELQKVERFLNLPPKIVSSNFYFNQTKGFYCIRSDGRERCLHESKGRPHPVVNRTVLEQLYSYFREHNRNFYKMVNQSFDWH; from the coding sequence ATGGCCGTTCTACTGGTTTCCGCTCTACTTCTACTGACTCCAAGTCAGGTGGCTCCAGATGATAATCATCTGCTGAAGAATGCTTCAGATCTGGAGGTTCTCAAGTTTGAAGTAGGAGTATTCGGCAATACAAGTGAGAAGTATTCAACGCAAGTCCAGCCGCCTGGTACAAGCCGTCATATACCTCAAACGATAATTGTAGGAGTCCGCAAGGGTGGCACCAGAGCACTGCTGGAGATGCTGGACATCCATCCTAATATTGTGGTAGCGGCGACAGAAGTACATTTTTTTGACTGGGACGAgaattatgttaaagggatagaATGGTACAGAGATCTGATGCCGTTCTCCTATGAAAATCAAATTACCATTGAGAAGACACCCGGTTACTTCACCTCTCTACGTGCACCTGAACGGATTCATGATATGAATAGTTCGGTTAAACTGCTTATAATCTTGAGAGACCCCACTGAGAGGGTTATATCCGATTATACCCAAGTATACTATAACAGACTAGAAAACCATAAATCTGTGCAACGTTTTGAggacattgttattaaaaatgGTGCACTCAATACCAAATATAAAGCCATCCAAAGGAGCATGTATGATGTGCACATGGAAAGATGGCTGAAATATTTCAATCTGAATCAGATTCATATTGTGGATGGCAACACCTTGATCAAACAACCACTGAAGGAATTGCAGAAGGTCGAGAGGTTTCTAAATCTTCCGCCCAAAATCGTGTCTTCAAACTTCTACTTCAATCAGACCAAGGGGTTTTACTGTATCAGAAGTGACGGTAGAGAAAGATGTCTGCATGAGTCCAAGGGTCGCCCTCATCCTGTAGTGAACAGAACTGTCCTAGAGCAACTTTATTCTTACTTCAGAGAACATAATagaaatttttataaaatggttaATCAGTCTTTTGACTGGCACTAG